A section of the Passer domesticus isolate bPasDom1 chromosome 17, bPasDom1.hap1, whole genome shotgun sequence genome encodes:
- the CLTCL1 gene encoding clathrin heavy chain 2 isoform X1 — protein MAQILPIRFQEHFQLQNLGINPANIGFSTLTMESDKFICIREKVGEQAQVVIIDMSDPTTPIRRPISAESAIMNPASKVIALKAGKTLQIFNIEMKSKMKAHTMAEEVIFWKWISVNTVALVTETAVYHWSMEGESQPQKMFDRHASLAGCQIINYRTDEHQKWLLLIGISAQQNRVVGAMQLYSVDRKVSQPIEGHAAAFAEFKIEGNAKPSTLFCFAVRSPAGGKLHIIEVGQPATGNQPFVKKAVDVFFPPEAQTDFPVAMQIGIKHGVIYLITKYGYIHMYDLESGVCIYMNRISADTIFVTAPHEPTSGIIGVNKKGQVLSVCVEEDNIVNYATNVLQNPDLGLRMAIRSNLAGAEELFARKFNTLFAQGNYADAAKVAASAPKGILRTSDTIRKFQSVPAQPGQASPLLQYFGILLDQGQLNKFESLELCRPVLQQGRKQLLEKWLKEDKLECSEELGDLVKTADPTLALSVYLRANVPNKVIQCFAETGQFQKIVLYAKKVGYTPDWIFLLRSVMRVSPEQGLQFSQMLVQDEEPLANINQIVDVFMEHSLLQQCTSFLLDALKNNRPAEGHLQTRLLEMNLIHAPQVADAILGNQMFTHYDRAHVAQLCEKAGLLQRALEHYTDLYDIKRAVVHTHLLNPEWLVNFFGSLSVEDSVECLRAMLSANIRQNLQLCVQVASKYHEQLGTQSLVELFESFKSYEGLFYFLGSIVNFSQDPDVHFKYIQAACKTGQIKEVERICRESNCYNPERVKNFLKEAKLTDQLPLIIVCDRFDFVHDLVLYLYRNNLQKYIEIYVQKVNPSRIPAVVGGLLDVDCSEDVIKNLIMVVRGQFSTDELVAEVEKRNRLKLLLPWLESRIHEGCEEPATHNALAKIYIDSNNNPERFLRENPYYDSRVVGKYCEKRDPHLACVAYERGQCDLELIKVCNENSLFKSEARYLVRRKDPELWANVLEENNPFRRQLIDQVVQTALSETQDPEEVSVTVKAFMTADLPNELIELLEKIVLDNSVFSEHRNLQNLLILTAIKADRTRVMEYINRLDNYDAPDIANIAISNELYEEAFAIFRKFDVNTSAIQVLIEHIGNLDRAYEFAERCNEPAVWSQLARAQLQKDLVKEAIDSYIKADDPSAYMEVVQAANRNDNWEDLVKFLQMARKKARESYVETELIFALAKTNRLSELEEFISGPNNAHIQQVGDRCYEEGMYEAAKLLYNNVSNFARLASTLVHLGEYQAAVDSGRKANSTRTWKEVCFACVDGKEFRLAQICGLHIVIHADELEELISYYQDRGYFEDLIALLEAALGLERAHMGMFTELAILYSKFKPQKMREHLELFWSRVNIPKVLRAAEQAHLWAELVFLYDKYEEYDNAIITMMNHPTDAWKEGQFKDIIAKVANVELYYKALQFYLDYKPLLINDLLLVLSPRLDHTRTVNFFSKVNQLFLVKPYLRSVQNHNNKGVNEALNNLLTEEEDFQGLRASIDAYDNFDNITLAQRLEKHELIEFRRIAAYLYKGNNRWKQSVELCKKDRLYKDAMQYAAESKDAELAEKLLQWFLEEGKQECFAACLFTCYDLLHPDVVLELAWRHNIMDFAMPYFIQVMREYLTKVDGLFYKVDKLDASESLRKEEEQVAEPTPIVFGQQLMLTAGPSAVPPQANFPYGYTAPGFTQPPVYGFNM, from the exons ATGGCCCAGATACTGCCCATTCGCTTCCAGGAGCACTTCCAG CTCCAAAATTTGGGCATTAATCCAGCAAACATTGGATTCAGCACCCTAACAATGGAGTCTGACAAGTTCATCTGCATAAGGGAGAAAGTAGGAGAGCAGGCACAAGTGGTGATAATTGACATGAGTGATCCAACAACCCCCATCAGGCGTCCGATTTCTGCAGAAAGTGCCATCATGAATCCAGCCTCTAAAGTAATAGCGCTCAAAG CCGGGAAAACACTTCAGATCTTTAACATTGAGatgaaaagtaaaatgaaaGCCCACACAATGGCAGAGGAAGTGATCTTCTGGAAATGGATATCTGTGAATACAGTTGCCTTGGTGACAGAGACAGCAGTGTACCACTGGAGCATGGAGGGAGAATCACAACCTCAAAAGATGTTTGATAGACATGCTAGTCTTGCAGGCTGCCAAATCATCAATTACAGAACAGATGAACATCAAAAATGGCTGCTGCTaataggaatttcagcacag cAAAATCGTGTGGTTGGTGCAATGCAATTGTACTCGGTTGATAGAAAAGTCTCCCAGCCTATAGAAGGCCATGCAGCAGCTTTTGCAGAATTCAAAATAGAGGGAAATGCCAAACCTTCTACCCTCTTCTGTTTTGCTGTGAGGAGTCCTGCAGGAGGCAAG CTGCACATAATCGAAGTAGGTCAGCCAGCTACTGGAAATCAGCCATTTGttaagaaagctgttgatgtgTTTTTCCCACCTGAGGCACAGACAGACTTTCCTGTGGCAATGCAG ATTGGAATTAAGCATGGTGTGATTTATCTGATCACGAAGTATGGATATATCCACATGTATGATTTGGAGTCTGGAGTGTGCATCTACATGAACCGTATTAGTGCTGATACTATCTTTGTCACAGCTCCTCATGAACCTACCTCAGGCATTATTGGTGTGAACAAAAAAGGACAG GTGCTTTCTGTATGTGTTGAGGAAGACAACATTGTGAACTATGCGACGAATGTTCTCCAGAACCCTGACTTGGGACTGCGAATGGCTATACGTAGTAACCTAGCGGGGGCAGAGGAGTTATTTGCCAGAAAGTTCAATACACTCTTTGCTCAAGGAAACTATGCAGATGCTGCTAAAGTAGCTGCATCTGCACCAAAG GGAATTCTACGTACCAGTGATACAATTAGGAAGTTCCAGAGTGTACCAGCTCAGCCTGGGCAGgcctctcctctgctccagtACTTTGGAATATTGCTTGACCAGGGGCAGCTGAACAAGTTTGAATCTCTGGAGCTCTGtcgccctgtgctgcagcagggccgCAAACAGCTTCTGGAGAAGTGGCTGAAGGAAGACAAG CTGGAGTGCTCGGAGGAGCTGGGAGACTTGGTGAAGACGGCTGACCCAACCCTGGCACTCAGCGTCTACCTTCGAGCTAATGTGCCAAACAAAGTGATTCAGTGCTTTGCTGAAACTGGCCAATTCCAGAAAATAGTGCTGTATGCTAAGAAG GTTGGCTATACCCCAGACTGGATCTTCCTACTGAGAAGTGTGATGAGAGTCAGTCCAGAACAAGGTCTGCAGTTCTCTCAGATGCTGGTACAGGATGAGGAGCCACTGGCTAACATTAACCAG ATTGTGGATGTGTTCATGGAGCACAGTCTTCTGCAGCAGTGCACATCCTTTTTGTTGGATGCCCTGAAAAATAACCGCCCTGCAGAAGGCCACCTTCAGACCCGCCTCCTGGAAATGAATTTGATTCATGCCCCGCAG GTTGCAGACGCCATTCTCGGAAACCAAATGTTTACACACTATGATCGTGCTCATGTTGCCCAGCTGTGTGAAAAGGCAGGCTTGCTCCAGCGAGCTTTGGAACACTACACAGATCTCTACGATATTAAACGTGCAGTTGTTCATACTCACCTCTTGAATCCTGAG TGGCTTGTGAACTTCTTTGGCTCTCTCTCAGTTGAAGACTCTGTGGAGTGTTTGCGTGCCATGCTGTCAGCCAACATTCGGCAAAACCTACAGCTCTGTGTGCAAGTGGCTTCTAAATACCATGAACAGCTTGGCACCCAGTCTCTTGTGGAGCTTTTTGAATCTTTCAAAAGCTATGAAG GACTGTTCTATTTCTTGGGTTCCATTGTAAACTTTAGCCAGGATCCAGATGTTCACTTCAAGTACATCCAGGCAGCTTGCAAGACTGGTCAGATAAAGGAAGTGGAAAGAATCTGCCGTGAAAGTAACTGCTATAACCCAGAACGAGTGAAGAACTTCCTGAAG GAGGCAAAGCTCACAGATCAGCTTCCTCTCATCATCGTCTGCGATCGGTTTGACTTTGTTCATGACTTGGTGCTCTATTTATATCGCAATAATCTGCAGAAGTATATCGAGATCTATGTACAGAAG GTGAATCCTAGCCGTATACCAGCAGTGGTTGGAGGGCTTCTTGATGTAGATTGTTCTGAAGATGTCATCAAGAACTTGATCATGGTGGTGAGAGGGCAGTTCTCCACAGATGAGCTGGTGGCTGaagtggaaaaaagaaatcG GCTTAAGTTGCTGTTGCCCTGGCTTGAATCAAGGATTCATGAAGGCTGTGAAGAACCTGCAACTCATAATGCTTTGGCCAAAATCTACATTGACAGTAACAATAATCCAGAGCGCTTCCTTCGTGAGAATCCTTACTATGACAGCCGTGTAGTTGGCAAATACTGTGAAAAGAGGGACCCTCATCTGGCCTGCGTTGCTTATGAGAGGGGGCAGTGTGATCTGGAACTCATAAAG GTGTGCAATGAGAACTCCCTGTTCAAGAGCGAGGCTCGCTACCTGGTGCGCAGGAAGgaccctgagctctgggcaaaTGTACTGGAAGAAAACAACCCATTCAGGCGGCAGCTTATTGACCAG GTTGTCCAAACGGCTTTATCAGAGACACAGGATCCAGAGGAAGTTTCTGTAACTGTGAAAGCTTTCATGACTGCTGATCTGCCAAATGAACTGATTGAGTTATTGGAAAAAATTGTCTTGGATAATTCTGTATTCAGTGAACACAG GAATCTCCAGAATCTGCTGATCCTGACTGCCATTAAGGCTGACCGCACCCGCGTGATGGAATACATCAATCGGCTGGATAACTATGATGCCCCAGATATTGCAAACATTGCCATCAGTAATGAGCTATATGAGGAAGCCTTTGCTATATTCAGAAAATTTGATGTCAATACTTCAGCAATTCAG GTGCTGATTGAGCACATTGGCAACTTAGACCGTGCTTATGAATTTGCAGAGAGATGTAATGAACCAGCAGTGTGGAGCCAACTGGCCAGAGCACAGCTCCAGAAGGACTTGGTGAAGGAAGCCATTGACTCCTATATAAAGGCAGATGATCCATCTGCCTACATGGAAGTTGTTCAGGCAGCTAATAGAAATG ATAATTGGGAGGACCTAGTCAAGTTCTTACAGATGGCCAGGAAGAAGGCTAGAGAGTCTTATGTAGAGACAGAACTTATTTTTGCTTTGGCAAAAACTAATCGTCTGTCAGAACTGGAGGAGTTTATTAGTGGCCCTAATAATGCCCATATACAACAG GTCGGTGATCGCTGTTACGAGGAGGGGATGTATGAAGCAGCAAAACTTCTCTATAACAACGTATCCAACTTTGCTCGCCTGGCATCTACCTTGGTGCACCTTGGGGAGTATCAGGCAGCAGTGGACAGTGGCCGCAAAGCCAACAGCACAAGGACTTGGAAGGAG GTCTGCTTTGCCTGTGTGGATGGAAAAGAATTCCGCTTGGCACAGATCTGTGGCTTACACATAGTCATCCATGCTGATGAACTTGAGGAGCTGATCAGTTACTATCAG GATCGTGGCTACTTTGAAGACCTCATTGCCCTTTTGGAAGCCGCTCTGGGCCTAGAGCGTGCTCACATGGGGATGTTTACTGAACTTGCCATCTTATACTCCAAATTCAAGCCTCAGAAAATGAGGGAACATCTGGAGCTTTTCTGGTCTAGAGTTAATATTCCAAAG gtgctcagagctgcagaacAGGCTCATCTCTGGGCAGAACTTGTATTCCTGTATGACAAGTATGAGGAGTATGACAATGCAATAATTACTATGATGAATCATCCCACTGATGCCTGGAAAGAAGGCCAGTTTAAAGACATAATTGCCAAG GTGGCCAATGTGGAGCTGTACTACAAAGCCTTGCAGTTCTACTTAGACTACAAACCTCTGCTGATCAATGATCTCCTGCTTGTATTATCTCCACGACTGGACCACACCAGGACAGTCAACTTTTTCTCAAAG GTTAATCAGCTATTTCTAGTAAAGCCGTACCTGCGTTCAGTCCAGAACCATAACAACAAAGGAGTTAACGAAGCTCTAAACAACCTTTTAACAGAAGAAGAAGATTTCCAG GGTTTGAGAGCTTCCATTGATGCCTATGACAACTTTGATAACATAACATTGGCTCAGCGTCTGGAAAAGCATGAACTAATTGAATTTAGGCGTATTGCAGCGTACTTGTACAAGGGTAACAACCGCTGGAAACAGAGCGTGGAGCTCTGCAAGAAAGACCGTCTGTATAAG GATGCTATGCAGTATGCTGCAGAGTCCAAAGATGCAGAGCTGGCTGAGAAGCTGCTCCAATGGTTCTTGGAAGAAGGCAAGCAGGAGTGCTTTGCAGCCTGCCTTTTCACATGCTACGACTTGCTGCACCCAGATGTAGTCCTTGAGTTGGCATGGAGACATAATATCATGGACTTTGCAATGCCTTATTTCATCCAAGTGATGAGAGAGTACCTTACCAAA GTTGATGGACTGTTCTATAAG GTGGATAAACTTGATGCTTCTGAAAGCCTAAgaaaagaagaggaacaagTAGCTGAACCCACTCCAATAGTATTTG GCCAGCAGTTGATGTTAACAGCAGGCCCCAGTGCAGTACCTCCCCAGGCAAACTTCCCATATGGATACACAGCACCAGGATTCACCCAGCCGCCTGTTTATGGTTTCAATATGTAA
- the CLTCL1 gene encoding clathrin heavy chain 2 isoform X2, producing the protein MAQILPIRFQEHFQLQNLGINPANIGFSTLTMESDKFICIREKVGEQAQVVIIDMSDPTTPIRRPISAESAIMNPASKVIALKAGKTLQIFNIEMKSKMKAHTMAEEVIFWKWISVNTVALVTETAVYHWSMEGESQPQKMFDRHASLAGCQIINYRTDEHQKWLLLIGISAQQNRVVGAMQLYSVDRKVSQPIEGHAAAFAEFKIEGNAKPSTLFCFAVRSPAGGKLHIIEVGQPATGNQPFVKKAVDVFFPPEAQTDFPVAMQIGIKHGVIYLITKYGYIHMYDLESGVCIYMNRISADTIFVTAPHEPTSGIIGVNKKGQVLSVCVEEDNIVNYATNVLQNPDLGLRMAIRSNLAGAEELFARKFNTLFAQGNYADAAKVAASAPKGILRTSDTIRKFQSVPAQPGQASPLLQYFGILLDQGQLNKFESLELCRPVLQQGRKQLLEKWLKEDKLECSEELGDLVKTADPTLALSVYLRANVPNKVIQCFAETGQFQKIVLYAKKVGYTPDWIFLLRSVMRVSPEQGLQFSQMLVQDEEPLANINQIVDVFMEHSLLQQCTSFLLDALKNNRPAEGHLQTRLLEMNLIHAPQVADAILGNQMFTHYDRAHVAQLCEKAGLLQRALEHYTDLYDIKRAVVHTHLLNPEWLVNFFGSLSVEDSVECLRAMLSANIRQNLQLCVQVASKYHEQLGTQSLVELFESFKSYEGLFYFLGSIVNFSQDPDVHFKYIQAACKTGQIKEVERICRESNCYNPERVKNFLKEAKLTDQLPLIIVCDRFDFVHDLVLYLYRNNLQKYIEIYVQKVNPSRIPAVVGGLLDVDCSEDVIKNLIMVVRGQFSTDELVAEVEKRNRLKLLLPWLESRIHEGCEEPATHNALAKIYIDSNNNPERFLRENPYYDSRVVGKYCEKRDPHLACVAYERGQCDLELIKVCNENSLFKSEARYLVRRKDPELWANVLEENNPFRRQLIDQVVQTALSETQDPEEVSVTVKAFMTADLPNELIELLEKIVLDNSVFSEHRNLQNLLILTAIKADRTRVMEYINRLDNYDAPDIANIAISNELYEEAFAIFRKFDVNTSAIQVLIEHIGNLDRAYEFAERCNEPAVWSQLARAQLQKDLVKEAIDSYIKADDPSAYMEVVQAANRNDNWEDLVKFLQMARKKARESYVETELIFALAKTNRLSELEEFISGPNNAHIQQVGDRCYEEGMYEAAKLLYNNVSNFARLASTLVHLGEYQAAVDSGRKANSTRTWKEVCFACVDGKEFRLAQICGLHIVIHADELEELISYYQDRGYFEDLIALLEAALGLERAHMGMFTELAILYSKFKPQKMREHLELFWSRVNIPKVLRAAEQAHLWAELVFLYDKYEEYDNAIITMMNHPTDAWKEGQFKDIIAKVANVELYYKALQFYLDYKPLLINDLLLVLSPRLDHTRTVNFFSKVNQLFLVKPYLRSVQNHNNKGVNEALNNLLTEEEDFQGLRASIDAYDNFDNITLAQRLEKHELIEFRRIAAYLYKGNNRWKQSVELCKKDRLYKDAMQYAAESKDAELAEKLLQWFLEEGKQECFAACLFTCYDLLHPDVVLELAWRHNIMDFAMPYFIQVMREYLTKVDKLDASESLRKEEEQVAEPTPIVFGQQLMLTAGPSAVPPQANFPYGYTAPGFTQPPVYGFNM; encoded by the exons ATGGCCCAGATACTGCCCATTCGCTTCCAGGAGCACTTCCAG CTCCAAAATTTGGGCATTAATCCAGCAAACATTGGATTCAGCACCCTAACAATGGAGTCTGACAAGTTCATCTGCATAAGGGAGAAAGTAGGAGAGCAGGCACAAGTGGTGATAATTGACATGAGTGATCCAACAACCCCCATCAGGCGTCCGATTTCTGCAGAAAGTGCCATCATGAATCCAGCCTCTAAAGTAATAGCGCTCAAAG CCGGGAAAACACTTCAGATCTTTAACATTGAGatgaaaagtaaaatgaaaGCCCACACAATGGCAGAGGAAGTGATCTTCTGGAAATGGATATCTGTGAATACAGTTGCCTTGGTGACAGAGACAGCAGTGTACCACTGGAGCATGGAGGGAGAATCACAACCTCAAAAGATGTTTGATAGACATGCTAGTCTTGCAGGCTGCCAAATCATCAATTACAGAACAGATGAACATCAAAAATGGCTGCTGCTaataggaatttcagcacag cAAAATCGTGTGGTTGGTGCAATGCAATTGTACTCGGTTGATAGAAAAGTCTCCCAGCCTATAGAAGGCCATGCAGCAGCTTTTGCAGAATTCAAAATAGAGGGAAATGCCAAACCTTCTACCCTCTTCTGTTTTGCTGTGAGGAGTCCTGCAGGAGGCAAG CTGCACATAATCGAAGTAGGTCAGCCAGCTACTGGAAATCAGCCATTTGttaagaaagctgttgatgtgTTTTTCCCACCTGAGGCACAGACAGACTTTCCTGTGGCAATGCAG ATTGGAATTAAGCATGGTGTGATTTATCTGATCACGAAGTATGGATATATCCACATGTATGATTTGGAGTCTGGAGTGTGCATCTACATGAACCGTATTAGTGCTGATACTATCTTTGTCACAGCTCCTCATGAACCTACCTCAGGCATTATTGGTGTGAACAAAAAAGGACAG GTGCTTTCTGTATGTGTTGAGGAAGACAACATTGTGAACTATGCGACGAATGTTCTCCAGAACCCTGACTTGGGACTGCGAATGGCTATACGTAGTAACCTAGCGGGGGCAGAGGAGTTATTTGCCAGAAAGTTCAATACACTCTTTGCTCAAGGAAACTATGCAGATGCTGCTAAAGTAGCTGCATCTGCACCAAAG GGAATTCTACGTACCAGTGATACAATTAGGAAGTTCCAGAGTGTACCAGCTCAGCCTGGGCAGgcctctcctctgctccagtACTTTGGAATATTGCTTGACCAGGGGCAGCTGAACAAGTTTGAATCTCTGGAGCTCTGtcgccctgtgctgcagcagggccgCAAACAGCTTCTGGAGAAGTGGCTGAAGGAAGACAAG CTGGAGTGCTCGGAGGAGCTGGGAGACTTGGTGAAGACGGCTGACCCAACCCTGGCACTCAGCGTCTACCTTCGAGCTAATGTGCCAAACAAAGTGATTCAGTGCTTTGCTGAAACTGGCCAATTCCAGAAAATAGTGCTGTATGCTAAGAAG GTTGGCTATACCCCAGACTGGATCTTCCTACTGAGAAGTGTGATGAGAGTCAGTCCAGAACAAGGTCTGCAGTTCTCTCAGATGCTGGTACAGGATGAGGAGCCACTGGCTAACATTAACCAG ATTGTGGATGTGTTCATGGAGCACAGTCTTCTGCAGCAGTGCACATCCTTTTTGTTGGATGCCCTGAAAAATAACCGCCCTGCAGAAGGCCACCTTCAGACCCGCCTCCTGGAAATGAATTTGATTCATGCCCCGCAG GTTGCAGACGCCATTCTCGGAAACCAAATGTTTACACACTATGATCGTGCTCATGTTGCCCAGCTGTGTGAAAAGGCAGGCTTGCTCCAGCGAGCTTTGGAACACTACACAGATCTCTACGATATTAAACGTGCAGTTGTTCATACTCACCTCTTGAATCCTGAG TGGCTTGTGAACTTCTTTGGCTCTCTCTCAGTTGAAGACTCTGTGGAGTGTTTGCGTGCCATGCTGTCAGCCAACATTCGGCAAAACCTACAGCTCTGTGTGCAAGTGGCTTCTAAATACCATGAACAGCTTGGCACCCAGTCTCTTGTGGAGCTTTTTGAATCTTTCAAAAGCTATGAAG GACTGTTCTATTTCTTGGGTTCCATTGTAAACTTTAGCCAGGATCCAGATGTTCACTTCAAGTACATCCAGGCAGCTTGCAAGACTGGTCAGATAAAGGAAGTGGAAAGAATCTGCCGTGAAAGTAACTGCTATAACCCAGAACGAGTGAAGAACTTCCTGAAG GAGGCAAAGCTCACAGATCAGCTTCCTCTCATCATCGTCTGCGATCGGTTTGACTTTGTTCATGACTTGGTGCTCTATTTATATCGCAATAATCTGCAGAAGTATATCGAGATCTATGTACAGAAG GTGAATCCTAGCCGTATACCAGCAGTGGTTGGAGGGCTTCTTGATGTAGATTGTTCTGAAGATGTCATCAAGAACTTGATCATGGTGGTGAGAGGGCAGTTCTCCACAGATGAGCTGGTGGCTGaagtggaaaaaagaaatcG GCTTAAGTTGCTGTTGCCCTGGCTTGAATCAAGGATTCATGAAGGCTGTGAAGAACCTGCAACTCATAATGCTTTGGCCAAAATCTACATTGACAGTAACAATAATCCAGAGCGCTTCCTTCGTGAGAATCCTTACTATGACAGCCGTGTAGTTGGCAAATACTGTGAAAAGAGGGACCCTCATCTGGCCTGCGTTGCTTATGAGAGGGGGCAGTGTGATCTGGAACTCATAAAG GTGTGCAATGAGAACTCCCTGTTCAAGAGCGAGGCTCGCTACCTGGTGCGCAGGAAGgaccctgagctctgggcaaaTGTACTGGAAGAAAACAACCCATTCAGGCGGCAGCTTATTGACCAG GTTGTCCAAACGGCTTTATCAGAGACACAGGATCCAGAGGAAGTTTCTGTAACTGTGAAAGCTTTCATGACTGCTGATCTGCCAAATGAACTGATTGAGTTATTGGAAAAAATTGTCTTGGATAATTCTGTATTCAGTGAACACAG GAATCTCCAGAATCTGCTGATCCTGACTGCCATTAAGGCTGACCGCACCCGCGTGATGGAATACATCAATCGGCTGGATAACTATGATGCCCCAGATATTGCAAACATTGCCATCAGTAATGAGCTATATGAGGAAGCCTTTGCTATATTCAGAAAATTTGATGTCAATACTTCAGCAATTCAG GTGCTGATTGAGCACATTGGCAACTTAGACCGTGCTTATGAATTTGCAGAGAGATGTAATGAACCAGCAGTGTGGAGCCAACTGGCCAGAGCACAGCTCCAGAAGGACTTGGTGAAGGAAGCCATTGACTCCTATATAAAGGCAGATGATCCATCTGCCTACATGGAAGTTGTTCAGGCAGCTAATAGAAATG ATAATTGGGAGGACCTAGTCAAGTTCTTACAGATGGCCAGGAAGAAGGCTAGAGAGTCTTATGTAGAGACAGAACTTATTTTTGCTTTGGCAAAAACTAATCGTCTGTCAGAACTGGAGGAGTTTATTAGTGGCCCTAATAATGCCCATATACAACAG GTCGGTGATCGCTGTTACGAGGAGGGGATGTATGAAGCAGCAAAACTTCTCTATAACAACGTATCCAACTTTGCTCGCCTGGCATCTACCTTGGTGCACCTTGGGGAGTATCAGGCAGCAGTGGACAGTGGCCGCAAAGCCAACAGCACAAGGACTTGGAAGGAG GTCTGCTTTGCCTGTGTGGATGGAAAAGAATTCCGCTTGGCACAGATCTGTGGCTTACACATAGTCATCCATGCTGATGAACTTGAGGAGCTGATCAGTTACTATCAG GATCGTGGCTACTTTGAAGACCTCATTGCCCTTTTGGAAGCCGCTCTGGGCCTAGAGCGTGCTCACATGGGGATGTTTACTGAACTTGCCATCTTATACTCCAAATTCAAGCCTCAGAAAATGAGGGAACATCTGGAGCTTTTCTGGTCTAGAGTTAATATTCCAAAG gtgctcagagctgcagaacAGGCTCATCTCTGGGCAGAACTTGTATTCCTGTATGACAAGTATGAGGAGTATGACAATGCAATAATTACTATGATGAATCATCCCACTGATGCCTGGAAAGAAGGCCAGTTTAAAGACATAATTGCCAAG GTGGCCAATGTGGAGCTGTACTACAAAGCCTTGCAGTTCTACTTAGACTACAAACCTCTGCTGATCAATGATCTCCTGCTTGTATTATCTCCACGACTGGACCACACCAGGACAGTCAACTTTTTCTCAAAG GTTAATCAGCTATTTCTAGTAAAGCCGTACCTGCGTTCAGTCCAGAACCATAACAACAAAGGAGTTAACGAAGCTCTAAACAACCTTTTAACAGAAGAAGAAGATTTCCAG GGTTTGAGAGCTTCCATTGATGCCTATGACAACTTTGATAACATAACATTGGCTCAGCGTCTGGAAAAGCATGAACTAATTGAATTTAGGCGTATTGCAGCGTACTTGTACAAGGGTAACAACCGCTGGAAACAGAGCGTGGAGCTCTGCAAGAAAGACCGTCTGTATAAG GATGCTATGCAGTATGCTGCAGAGTCCAAAGATGCAGAGCTGGCTGAGAAGCTGCTCCAATGGTTCTTGGAAGAAGGCAAGCAGGAGTGCTTTGCAGCCTGCCTTTTCACATGCTACGACTTGCTGCACCCAGATGTAGTCCTTGAGTTGGCATGGAGACATAATATCATGGACTTTGCAATGCCTTATTTCATCCAAGTGATGAGAGAGTACCTTACCAAA GTGGATAAACTTGATGCTTCTGAAAGCCTAAgaaaagaagaggaacaagTAGCTGAACCCACTCCAATAGTATTTG GCCAGCAGTTGATGTTAACAGCAGGCCCCAGTGCAGTACCTCCCCAGGCAAACTTCCCATATGGATACACAGCACCAGGATTCACCCAGCCGCCTGTTTATGGTTTCAATATGTAA